One region of Brachyhypopomus gauderio isolate BG-103 chromosome 9, BGAUD_0.2, whole genome shotgun sequence genomic DNA includes:
- the prkaa2 gene encoding 5'-AMP-activated protein kinase catalytic subunit alpha-2 isoform X2, with the protein MVMEYVSGGELFDYICKNGKVEDSEARRLFQQIISAVDYCHRHMVVHRDLKPENVLLDGSMNAKIADFGLSNMMSDGEFLRTSCGSPNYAAPEVISGRLYAGPEVDIWSCGVILYALLCGTLPFDDEHVPTLFKKIRGGVFYIPEHLTHSVASLLLLMLQVDPLKRATIKDIREHEWFKQDLPGYLFPEDPSYDSTVVDEEAVREVCEKFECAEAEVLGSLFSGDPQDQLAVAYHLIIDNRRIMNQASEFYLASSPPTGSFMEEGLPLPPGVRPHPERMPPLLADSPKARCPLDALNTTRPKPLAVKKAKWHLGIRSQSKPYDIMAEVYRAMKQLDYDWKVVNPYHLRVRRKNPVTGNFVKMSLQLYQVDNRSYLLDFKSIDDDIAEQKSGSSTPQRSGSAAGFHRPRLSIDSATVAVETPQLSSSLPGSLPGCPPLLALRQGSHTMDFFEMCASLITTLAR; encoded by the exons ATGGTGATGGAGTATGTGTCTGGGGGGGAACTCTTTGATTACATTTGTAAAAATGGAAAG gtgGAGGATAGTGAGGCTCGTCGGTTGTTCCAGCAGATCATCTCAGCTGTGGACTACTGCCACAGACACATGGTGGTGCACCGAGATCTGAAACCAGAGAATGTCCTTCTGGATGGCAGCATGAATGCCAAGATCGCCGATTTCG GTCTGTCGAACATGATGTCAGACGGGGAGTTCCTGAGGACAAGCTGTGGGTCACCTAACTACGCCGCTCCAGAGGTCATCTCCGGAAG GCTGTACGCGGGTCCCGAGGTGGATATCTGGAGCTGTGGCGTGATCCTGTACGCCCTGCTCTGTGGCACGCTGCCTTTCGACGACGAGCACGTGCCCACTCTCTTCAAGAAGATCCGCGGTGGCGTCTTCTACATTCCTGAGCACCTGACCCACTCCGTGGCCAGTCTCCTGCTGCTCATGCTCCAGGTGGATCCTCTGAAGAGAGCCACCATCAAAGACATCCG agAGCACGAGTGGTTCAAGCAGGACCTTCCTGGGTACTTGTTCCCGGAGGACCCCTCGTACGACAGCACGGTGGTGGACGAGGAGGCCGTGCGAGAGGTTTGTGAGAAGTTCGAGTGCGCTGAGGCGGAGGTGCTGGGCAGCTTGTTCAGCGGTGACCCACAGGACCAGCTGGCCGTGGCCTACCACCTCATCATCGACAACCGCCGCATCATGAACCAGGCCAGCGAGTTCTACCTGGCCTCCAGCCCGCCCACGGGCTCCTTCATGGAGGAGGGGCTGCCCCTGCCCCCGGGCGTCAGGCCCCACCCCGAGAGGATGCCCCCGCTCCTGGCCGACAGCCCCAAGGCCAGGTGCCCGCTGGACGCCCTCAACACCACCAGGCCCAAGCCGCTGGCTGTCAAGAAGGCCAAGTGGCACCTGGGGATACGCAGCCAGAGCAAACCCTACGACATCATGGCCGAAGTGTACCGTGCCATGAAGCAACTGGACTACGACTGGAAG GTGGTGAACCCCTACCACCTGAGGGTGCGGCGCAAGAACCCCGTCACTGGCAACTTTGTCAAGATGAGTTTGCAGCTCTATCAGGTGGACAACCGCAGCTATCTGCTGGACTTTAAGAGCATCGACG atgACATCGCTGAGCAGAAATCCGGCTCCTCCACTCCCCAGCGCTCCGGCTCAGCGGCCGGCTTCCACCGGCCCCGCCTCAGCATCGACTCGGCGACAGTTGCCGTGGAGACGCCGCAGCTAAGCAGCTCGCTGCCAGGCAGTCTGCCAGGCTGCCCTCCCCTGCTGGCGCTGCGCCAGGGAAGCCACACCATGGACTTCTTTGAGATGTGTGCCAGTCTCATCACTACACTGGCACGCTAA
- the prkaa2 gene encoding 5'-AMP-activated protein kinase catalytic subunit alpha-2 isoform X1: MPALERSPAPSAHCLSAGSPDGKMAEKQRHEGRVKIGHYILGDTLGVGTFGKVKIGEHQLTGHKVAVKILNRQKIRSLDVVGKIKREIQNLKLFRHPHIIKLYQVISTPTDFFMVMEYVSGGELFDYICKNGKVEDSEARRLFQQIISAVDYCHRHMVVHRDLKPENVLLDGSMNAKIADFGLSNMMSDGEFLRTSCGSPNYAAPEVISGRLYAGPEVDIWSCGVILYALLCGTLPFDDEHVPTLFKKIRGGVFYIPEHLTHSVASLLLLMLQVDPLKRATIKDIREHEWFKQDLPGYLFPEDPSYDSTVVDEEAVREVCEKFECAEAEVLGSLFSGDPQDQLAVAYHLIIDNRRIMNQASEFYLASSPPTGSFMEEGLPLPPGVRPHPERMPPLLADSPKARCPLDALNTTRPKPLAVKKAKWHLGIRSQSKPYDIMAEVYRAMKQLDYDWKVVNPYHLRVRRKNPVTGNFVKMSLQLYQVDNRSYLLDFKSIDDDIAEQKSGSSTPQRSGSAAGFHRPRLSIDSATVAVETPQLSSSLPGSLPGCPPLLALRQGSHTMDFFEMCASLITTLAR, encoded by the exons ATGCCTGCGCTCGAGcggagccccgccccctcggCGCACTGTCTGAGCGCAGGGAGCCCAGATGGTAAAATGGCTGAGAAGCAGAGGCACGAAGGCAGGGTTAAGATAGGACACTACATCCTCGGAGACACGCTCGGAGTCGGCACGTTTGGCAAAGTGAAGA TTGGAGAGCACCAGCTAACAGGACATAAGGTTGCTGTTAAGATTCTGAACAGGCAGAAGATCCGTAGTCTTGATGTGGTCGGCAAAATCAAACGTGAGATCCAGAACCTTAAACTGTTCCGGCATCCACATATCATCAAGTT gtaCCAGGTGATCAGTACTCCTACAGACTTCTTCATGGTGATGGAGTATGTGTCTGGGGGGGAACTCTTTGATTACATTTGTAAAAATGGAAAG gtgGAGGATAGTGAGGCTCGTCGGTTGTTCCAGCAGATCATCTCAGCTGTGGACTACTGCCACAGACACATGGTGGTGCACCGAGATCTGAAACCAGAGAATGTCCTTCTGGATGGCAGCATGAATGCCAAGATCGCCGATTTCG GTCTGTCGAACATGATGTCAGACGGGGAGTTCCTGAGGACAAGCTGTGGGTCACCTAACTACGCCGCTCCAGAGGTCATCTCCGGAAG GCTGTACGCGGGTCCCGAGGTGGATATCTGGAGCTGTGGCGTGATCCTGTACGCCCTGCTCTGTGGCACGCTGCCTTTCGACGACGAGCACGTGCCCACTCTCTTCAAGAAGATCCGCGGTGGCGTCTTCTACATTCCTGAGCACCTGACCCACTCCGTGGCCAGTCTCCTGCTGCTCATGCTCCAGGTGGATCCTCTGAAGAGAGCCACCATCAAAGACATCCG agAGCACGAGTGGTTCAAGCAGGACCTTCCTGGGTACTTGTTCCCGGAGGACCCCTCGTACGACAGCACGGTGGTGGACGAGGAGGCCGTGCGAGAGGTTTGTGAGAAGTTCGAGTGCGCTGAGGCGGAGGTGCTGGGCAGCTTGTTCAGCGGTGACCCACAGGACCAGCTGGCCGTGGCCTACCACCTCATCATCGACAACCGCCGCATCATGAACCAGGCCAGCGAGTTCTACCTGGCCTCCAGCCCGCCCACGGGCTCCTTCATGGAGGAGGGGCTGCCCCTGCCCCCGGGCGTCAGGCCCCACCCCGAGAGGATGCCCCCGCTCCTGGCCGACAGCCCCAAGGCCAGGTGCCCGCTGGACGCCCTCAACACCACCAGGCCCAAGCCGCTGGCTGTCAAGAAGGCCAAGTGGCACCTGGGGATACGCAGCCAGAGCAAACCCTACGACATCATGGCCGAAGTGTACCGTGCCATGAAGCAACTGGACTACGACTGGAAG GTGGTGAACCCCTACCACCTGAGGGTGCGGCGCAAGAACCCCGTCACTGGCAACTTTGTCAAGATGAGTTTGCAGCTCTATCAGGTGGACAACCGCAGCTATCTGCTGGACTTTAAGAGCATCGACG atgACATCGCTGAGCAGAAATCCGGCTCCTCCACTCCCCAGCGCTCCGGCTCAGCGGCCGGCTTCCACCGGCCCCGCCTCAGCATCGACTCGGCGACAGTTGCCGTGGAGACGCCGCAGCTAAGCAGCTCGCTGCCAGGCAGTCTGCCAGGCTGCCCTCCCCTGCTGGCGCTGCGCCAGGGAAGCCACACCATGGACTTCTTTGAGATGTGTGCCAGTCTCATCACTACACTGGCACGCTAA